The Hordeum vulgare subsp. vulgare chromosome 4H, MorexV3_pseudomolecules_assembly, whole genome shotgun sequence genomic interval CTTTTCGAGATTTGGGGTCAATGCTGTAGAAGGACGGTGATACCAATGAAGAATCAAAGCCGAAAGGATGAAGTGGACCCCATATGCCTTGCTAGTTTTGGATGTCAATTGATAGAGCTACACCACAAGCTTGTAATGTATTGTGGCCATCATATGATGTGCCTACGCAAATGCTTCCCTATAAATGGATGTGGTATTGCTGATGCATTTAGAATAACAGGGTTTATGCTCTGGACTTTTCTGGACTTTCAGGTATCAAGCTCAACTTCAAAAAAATCTCTTGTATCTGGCTGCTATCGCGGATGCCCAACCACCACAGAACCCTGCAAGTCGCCCCCAGGTTAGTCCGTTATCCATTTTGCAAACATATGGTGCTTACACGTGGTGCTGAGTTATCCATTTTGCAAACATATGGTGCAGCCTGGTTCTATGCAAGGCGCAGGGCATTACATGTCACAAGTACCAATGTTCCCTCCAAGAACCCCTTTAACCCCACAGCAGATGCAAGAGCAGCAGCACCAGCAACTTCAGCAGCAGCAAGCCCAGGCCCTTTCTTTCCCCACCCAGATGGTGATGAGACCAGGCACCGTCAACGGCATGCAGCAGCCTATGCAAGCAGCCGGCGACCTCcagccagcagcagcagcagcagcagcagcagtagctggAGGGAGCAAGCAGGACGCAGCAGTGGCTGGGGCCGTCTCGGAACCTTGTGGCGCCGAGAGCCACAAGAGCGCGGGAGCAGAGAAGGAGGTGGGCGGTGATGTAGCAAAATATTCCTAAGCTGTTAGTGTTAGGCAGAAATAACGCCATGTATGTATTGTACATATAAATGTCGCTAGGCTACCTGCATAGCCAGCGCCGTCGATGGTCGTTTTGAAATCTGGTTCGAACGAATTTGCCATGGTTCATACTTGATTTGTACTTTCAAGTTGCCCATCCCAACGTCCATTTTCTTTTTTACATTGCATGCTCTAAATTGGGATGCAGGCCGGCATCCCACATAAACCCACataatataatactccctccgttcctaaatataagtcttttaagaggtttcattaaaaagactacatacggatgtatatagatatgttttagaatatagattcattcatttcgcTTCGTATGTAGCCTTCTAGTGAAATCTCCGTATGCCGCTTTACATCCCTATCTACATTACATGCTCTGCTCGGAAGGAATGATGGTTGGGCCAGCCATATGTGTACGGGTGGATGCGCCTGTGTTTGGGTTGGGAGTGCATCGAGGCGATCGTGGGTTGGCCAGGCGCGAGATCATGGGATCGTGGGCCCCAGGCAAGCGGAAGAATGTTGGGGGCATGGCTACAGGCAGGCGGTGCGTGTTTTTCTTTACCTTTCCGCGTTTCACCGGCTATGTCTCCCTTGCTTTAGCGTTTTTGGACCCGCATGTCTATCTATTTTAGCATGCCAGTGCTGCTATTGGTTGCTGCCATGTGCCAGCATTCTGTTGATGACCGAGAGGTCACTTTTCGTTCATCCTTCTCTTCTCGTCGTCTACCGCTCGCATTCACTTTACCTGGTTTTGCTTCGTCGCCCTCATTTGCTCGTTCGCCATCGCCTCGTTGTCTCCGTGCTCTTTACCTGCTTTGCCTCATGGCGCCTCGTGCTGCTTTGCCTTTGCATTCGGTTAGGGTAAGCGGCTTGCTTCGCCAGATCGATTAGTTGCCTCGCAGTCTTGCATCGGTCGTTGATACGTTCTTGTTTCTTTCTTCTGGTTCCTTCTTCTTTGCAGGTCCGCTGCGACTGCTTACTTGTGTGCATGTGTGACAGCTCGTTCCTTCGTCCCGAGGTGAGCCCCCTTCTGTTCTTCTGCCCGTCAACTGTTTGACGAAATGCCCATTGATctgttcttctttttttcttttgctttcttcTTGTTTGCAGGTCTGCTGCGACTGATTTTTCGTGTGCGCCTGTGATAGCTCACTCCCTCTTCCTGAGGTGCGCCCCCTTCTGTTCCTCTGCCTGTCATCTGCTCGATGAAATGTCTACTTAGGTTCCTTTTGTTATGGGTTGTTTCTTGCATTGTGTTCGATCTTTGTAGGCGTTGGATATGTTAGATCTGCTATGTAATGCTTGTAATGGTTGAGTTAGTTCTTACGTTTGTCTAGGTTAGTCCATGTTTGGACTTGCTCCCGCTGATGTGTGCGTTCGTGTGTTGGGTTGTTGTTTCTCTTTGGCTCCTTGTGCTTTATTCCTCCACTTTGTTCTTCATGGAAGTTGTCTCTTGCCTACTTCGGTTGTCCCTTCTGTCAATGGCTGTCCTTGCTGCTTCTAGACGATGCGTTCATCCCAAGGCTACACTTGCATGCGCATGGTCTTCATGTTGTGACCTGCcgcttttaatttttgttttaggTCGTCTCTGAAGAATCTGAGCTTTTAATGTTGTTTTCGCCTGTAATGTGTGTGTTTTAATGCTTCTGTTGCATTAGGTGCTTCTGCATAAATTCTTGGTATCTTGTTcccagttgtgtgtgtgtgtgccgcGGTTGTCGTTTCCCTTTGCCTTTGTTCTTTCCGTTGGTATCTTTTGGTGCAGGGTCTACCATGCTCTTGTCTGTGTTCATGTGTTTGCTATGTGAGAAAGGGTTTCATGGATTAATGTGTGTGTACTTACATTTTTTTTGCATTGCTGTGTGTTGTAGGCTTTTCTTTCTATGGGTTGCCTGCACAGATAGTCCATCTCCTCGGTCGAGCTTTGCAAAGGCTTTGTTGCGGTTCAGCTTGCTCGGCACCTCGGCTGTTCTCCTTCCTCATCTGAAGGTACCATCTTCCtcctttgcttgctttccttatgCTTGTTTCAGGTTATATCATTTACCTAGTTCTAACTGTGTGTGTTCCGTGTGTTGTGTCGTTTTATGCCTTTGTCTACTATTCCTTGTTGTCGATTGCTGCTTATACTTCCTGCTTGAATACGTTCTTTTGTGTATATTGTTTTTATCCTTGCTTCGCATGTGCAGAATGTGTGTTGTGGTGTCTTTTATTTTACCGGTCGAGGAAACCGTAGCAGTGCATTGTATGCTGCCCCCTCCTGCTATCTGTGTGAGGTTAACGGGGGATGGCCTTGTCCTTGCTGGGGTAGATATTGACATTCCTCGGGACGGTATCTTGGCAATGGCATAAAGAAAGTTTTTCTAGGCTTTTGGATGTGAGGGTTTTACCCGTGCATATGGGCAGGCTGCTCTGCAGGCAATAAAGTACTTACAAGGGTTGTATGACTTTGTAGTTAGGGATTACAACTATGAGTGTGTTGTTTGCTATAGGAATTCGGGGAATGCTGCTGTTGCTCTTGCTCTATCGGCTGCTCGCTATGCAGCTTATTTAGAGAGAACTCTTGCTTGCATGCACTCGTCCTCGATACAAGAGCCCGTTAGTGTCTTTGGTGCTCAGCCACAGCCACCGCCTAACATGGCGTTGTTATACTCAGGCCTTTTAGTGTCTTTGTGTTCTATTTAGTTAGCATACCGGTGGTCCTCTTGTTCCAGGATTCTATTTATTTGGTAATAATAGATGGTGGGAAATGGGAACCCTTTTCCCCCTGTTTTCCCCTTTTCCCTTCTTTTACCTTGAGCCAGGTTCTCGTGAATGGCATTCATATGGTTATGGATGTTTACTCTATCTGTTTTGCATGGTGTGCCTTTTAGGAGAACCGTGTGCTTGGTATTTCCTCCTTTGAGCTGCTCTTGTTTGATTATTCTTTCTTTGCCTCCATGAGATTGATTTCAGAGTTTCGTTTCTGCCTGTTTGTTGTTTTCTTGCAGCATCATGTTGtatattttttcatgtttttagTTTGTATGCCCACGCTATGCCTCCGTGTTGTGTTGTTCCTGCCCGAAAGGTTGTTCCTTTGGGACATCCTCCTTCGCATCGTGTCGTTCCTCCATGTCGTGTTGCTTGTGTTGTAGTTGTTTTACATATTGTGACAGTCATGCCTGCCATTCCCACCGTTTGAAAGAGGAAGCATATGTTCTTTCCCTCTTTTAGTGCCGTTTTTCTTTTACgcatgtgttggggatattacctgcggtgtaacccgccctagctggacgggtcactaaaggggcgactcatccaTTGGTAATGCAGGCcttggcccaggagccggatggcggttcaggagctatacagaggatagaccgtcatggaggtttccagtcttggaaagcacgacgacttagagataaaggaaaccacgatctgtagcgtggttaggactcttgtaaatcctaggacctcgacctatatataaaggcgagtccccggGGAGGATAGggtaagttagaaatcatcgagagctaggtcaggcgagttacgccctccttgtaatcgaaaccatcatcacacaaagcaggacgtaggcttttacctccacacgaggggtcgaacctgggtaaatctgagtctcgctttcgctcatcccctttgagtcgccaccaaggtgcgatggctccttcattaagtcctttcacgaggacatctgccgtgacaaaaccacgacagttggcgcccaccgtggggccaacgcaaggtggagttgagttctcaaagggagccctaccagggccaGAAAGCTATGtagtcggcatcatgacgaagagccgccgcggaaggtactacatcgataACTCGCCGTGGGGGCcagaagccgattcagtcgaatctggttacaaagtccccttcggcaagatcaacgtctttatcggcatgattggaacacccgttcctgagccggacacctccaccgacatcgtcgagccggccaggtatgtcatccccatcacacgacaggacaggagacaccatgTTTTTGTCAGTTTTACGCAGGGTGCCAGCGTACAAGACGAACCGGCAatccaggaggtcacccccgtcaattctgatggcgaatcatccatgggcgagataGATTCAATTCATCCCCTTCatgaaggacaactcggagggttgtcaccggcaatggaccccgagatcCTTGAAAGATCCcgtcgacaaatcgccatctatatggcaggggcgACACAACCTCAGCAAAACCCGTCCGGCAACAACGAGACTGGCGAGACGTCGAAAaccccggctcaagccatggcggacttAACGGCGGAGGTCATCAGGCTCATGACAACCTCTGTGACAGCAGAGAATCAGGAAGCAATCAACGCCGAGCTGGCAAagctgcgggaggcgatggccaaagctcagcgggacgtggaagcggaagccgccaggatggtgACACAACAAGCCATGACCACTGCGGAGACGGAACGGCTGAACactgaaggctggcggctcgagagacaacagcgCGCGTCCGATGCTATTCACCAAAGGAGGCAGCACGGCCGcctcccggccgacttacatccaactcgcctcttcgacaccccgcGCACTCCTCGGGTGGGACCTGATCGACCTTTGCAAaccgctcgggggggggggggtccggttcaaccacctaacccgccaccgcctcaaccaatggatgcccatgcaactcgcttccagacaccacgaggccacttctcaaatcccatggataatgtgctggcggcaacccgccacttggagtccctcccgatctacggaaactccccggccgaggtggaggcaagaaacaccatcgagatgctgaagacaaCAGTGGTCCAACATGCACAATACTCACACAACCTTGACCGGTtacactccacgccccaggcgagtcacatcaggagtcgccacgaggacCAACCCGCAGTGACCAGTGGGCAACGACGTTTGCCTCAGACCACCCCGCTCGGGGTGCTTGATACGcgagcccaagacattgtggatgcagcgcgagccgcGCGTCAGATGGAGACGACAGCCGCGGCGGATCAGGGCTATCCGGCTTATACCCAGACACCTCCCGCACCGCTCGATGCCGGAGGCAGGCACATTGGGGTGTCGTGTCTCATGCCCGCCCTACGCAATGAGTGGAtgccgaaggatttcaaaggaccaaggaaggtacccaattacagaACACATCTtgaaccagggtcatggattgagagttatgaacttgcgatggacatgctcgacgtgaacgaggcggtttgcgccaagtatttcactatgatgctcgaaggaacgacgcgtgcatggttgaaaaacctgccacctaactccatcaacacttgggcagagttaaaggagcgtttcatcaaaaatttccgagggacttgcaaacgcccgatgaccatcgtcgacttaaaATACTGCGTTTAGTGGCCggacgagtcggcccatcattggacacggCGAGTTGCGGAGGTCATTCATTCGTCCgacggcatctcggcggctcaggcagtgttgattctggagaagaattgccattatgagcctctggtgctgaagctggggcgacttaagcgtaaggtgcaggacatgggcgagttgatagacaccctcaccagatacgccgagtcagatgacaccaaggatcctggagaggacgatgacaaggttagcacagccaggaagggcgagtcatcaaAGGGTCACTCCTAGTTTCAAGGACGGGGTAACCACAACCATGACGGGCAAGGTAAAAgaagacaacaggaaggtcccacaGATTTCGTCGCTAATACCAATACCGGCAACgggaaccaacgccagaagaagcggggtttcagtgggaagaagcTGCGCAACTATCATGAaatgctcaagggcccctgcccacagcatGCTACGGCTGAGGGGCCGACGACAcattcttgggaggattgctatgtgatgcaggagttccgagctgaggcgctcaagaaaggccaaggaggtgattagggccagcgacaggaacagTTCGACGCGCCCGGTTCACGCCAAAgcccgttcggcggcttccctAACCCGGgtccacagggcgggtcacagcctaatagcggacagtaccaagttcacaaccaaccgcagtacaacccgccgggagtatttcagcaaccacccctgcAAGGAGATCTCCAGCGATAGGATGATCGTAGCGGTTTCtagaataaccctaagcagctgaacaACGGAcattatcatgtgttcaccactagcacctgcaaacgggaccagaaggtgaaacatagaactttcagcgTGGCTGAACCGGCGCTTCCCATGTACCTTCATTGGTCTGAACAACCCATaacctggagtagggaggatcacccgccccgagttgataaccctggcgacttggctttggtcgtggctccccaagtcggaggatacaccctttccaaagtccttatggatggaggcagcaacgttaacatcctatacttcgatacctttcgaaggatgaatctcttggagaaagacttgatgttgtcgtccacggttttccacggcattgttccgggtaagtcggcatatctaattgggcggattaaacttaacgtggcttttggcacagagtccaactataggagcgagtcactcatgttcgaggtggtcaaaatcaagagcccttaccacacattgtttggaaggccggcttatgcgcgtttcatggctcgcccatgttatgtttatctcaagctcaagatgcctggtcctaaggggccTATTACGATTAGCGtagacaggaagatagcccaagagtgcgaagaaggagacggagcttatgccgagacggcttgcacggccgaggagctcaagtttcaccaagccaatgttgacccggcagacatgacgtcgctcaagaggccaacaattgactctgagccgcccctcaagtttaagccaaCGGATGATACCAAGGTTATAAACTTCACCcccggcgactcaaccaagcagttcactattggacgggtctggatcccaaataggaaagcgcgctcatcgaattcatccgtgagaatcgggacatcttcgcgtggaaaccttctgacatgtcaggtgtaccgagagaattcgctgagcaccatcttaatactgaccccaaagtaaagccgGTTTGGCAGTACCTTCGTAGGTTTAATGAGGAACgacgtaaggcgattggagaggaagtcgcccggcttttggccgccaggttcatcatcgaggttttccatcctgaatggttggctaacctggttctggtgctaaaaaagaacggcaccttccgcatgtgcatcgactacaccgacctcaacagagcctgtccaaaggatcccttcgcccttccccgcattgatcaaatcattgactcaacggcgggttgcgagcgtttgtgtttcttggatgcttattcgggataccaccagatcaagatggctgtggcagaccaggagaaaacgtccttcataacccccttcagagccttctgttacgtgtctatgccgttcgggctcaagagtgcgggggcgacttatcagcgttgcatccaaaattgtttgcataaccagatcagacgtaatgtccacgcttatgttgacgacatcgtagtcagatctcagaagaaagagtcgctcttggaggatctcaaggagacttttgacaatttgcgcgtgtaccagatgaggcttaaccccaccaagtgcgtgtttggtgttcctgcaggaaagttattgggttttctggtgtcagaacgcggcattgaagctaaccggacaaaattgaagccgaTCACTTCGCTAGGAGTATGATCTCCAAGAGACGAAACAAATATTATTGGAGCCTCGACGATGATATTGAAGGAATTTCCGCTCTGGAAAATGGTATCCACCAATCCGAACCACTATGAAGGGTTGCGCGGACAACAAGGTGCACCATGATAattattgttcttcctttatcatgGTTTTTTAGAATCCGAGGCTTAATTCTgtgtattttaaaaaatgttgcttCTTAGGTGATACATGCAATGCCTTTTTGATCAACCCTTTTTTCACTGGATTCAAACTAATGAGATACCttcatgatatgctatgcattctACCTGTTATTGTTTGATGCCCTTATTCCAACCTATTACACGTAAAAGCAATCCTTGACGATGCTATAAAATAACATGCTTAATACATACAAACTGATCAACCATATAATCGTATTATCtgtcttttttcatttcattgagtTGTTCCTTGTTTATGTTATCTTCTGTTTGCTGCATCTAATCTttatgttcttgttcttcttatatTCTATAACGCTTGGTTATTTATACCGATACTAAATTTGTTAGCATGCCGCTTTTATTTACGAATGGACACAACTGAGGACAACTAATGCTGGAAAGGGTGCTAGCATTACAAAGAAAGATAGATAGTACTTCTTTGATGCTCTGAGCTAaactggtagaggctagggttctaccaggtctcggacgtaggttgtaggggtggaagtgcgggctgcgaggttggggacgccggcgccggcggttgggcgccggcgcggcgtgagagagagagagagagaggaggctagggtttggggctcccgtctcttgagggagacgacaacagaatatactgtttattgtgtgcttaatatcgaaggggtacatgtgtttatataggaggacaacctccactaaaccctagataacttggactctaacttggactctaatataacttggactctaagataggtaagataacttgggctaagctcgtaattaaccctgcccattgggcctcctccgttggtacgttgtaccggtcataacatctctccccgccttctcaaacagctcgtcctcgagctgaacatctggaaactgctggcggaaatcgtcgagcttctcccaagtcgcttcctcctctggcaggccggtccactgaaccaagacatgccagacgccgcgACGCTGCTGCGCCTGCAGGACCTTGGCCACCtgtgcggaagctggaaggaggcggccatccgaagtaggaggaagggccggtgtcgctgcaggagggtccccgcggtaggccttcaataagccgacatggaagacgtcgtggaggcgagaaccagctggcagttccaagcggtatgcgagtgtgccgacacgctccagcacacgaaagggaccgacgtagcgaggtcccaatttgcgcttggagcgcgggtccagagactgcgtggtcctgtggaggaggcgcaaccacacccaatcgcccaccgcAAACTCTgcctcgcgatgatgagcatcgtagtacttccgagccagctgctgtgcttggagaagacgctggcgcgcctcaaccagaatgtcgtcgcgggtgcggagtaagtcgcccgtcgtctcggaccgagccgtcccaggctcgtaagggagcatcgataggaggtgttgtagcagtactccgcccatgCCAAGCAGTCCAtccaagctcgtggacgatcactAGCAACACAAcgcaggtacatggcgatcaccttgttgaccacctcggattggccgtctgtctgagggtggaacgacgtgctcatgcggagcttcacgcccgccagtcgaaagagatcccgccagacatgtcccgtgaacacgggatcacgatcgctgacgatggacgacgaaaaaccgtggaggcggactatgccgtcgaagaaggcccgcgccacggaggcggctgtatatggatgacccagggcgatgaagtgcgcgtacttggagaagcggtcaaccaccgtgaggatgacggacttgccgcccactttgggaaggccctcgatgaagtccatggaaatatccgcccacacctgggagggtacgtccagcggctgcagtagacccgcgggtcgtagtgtcttcgtcttgttccgctggcatgtcacgcacgaccgcacccagtcgcggaccatcgcgccatcaccggggatgtaaaaatcagcacagagacgatggagagtcttctgcacgccctcgtgccctgcagagtgcgccaaggtcaggacctggtggcgcaggtcgccatggtcgggcacgaagatgcggcggccatgtaggagcaacccctcgtccaagcgccagggcgcgtccagctcgccggcgtcaaggcgctggcgcaggccctgcgcgtccacggccgtcgaagttgcctggcgaatgtcgtcgatgaaggcgaaagatggcccagagcggatgcacatgatagtgccagccatggcgacgtcgtccgcgacatcctcagtgtcgcggcgggacaGGGCGTTggcgaccgtgttgagacggACGGGGCGGTACTCGACGGTGAAATCAAAGccgaagagcttgctgatccactggtgctgcggaactgtggagaggcgctggtccagcaagaacttgaggctgtagtggtccgtgcgcacacggaatgaccggccccaaagataaggctgccagtggcgcaccgccgaaccagcccaataagctcacgctcgtaggccgcgagcttgtgatggcgagcggcgaaggggcggctgaagaaggcaagcggtccctcgccctggtggaggacggcgccgaagccgatgccagaggcgtcgcagtccaccatgaacgggatatcaaagtccggcatctggaggacgggtcccgtcgtgagcgcccgctggagagcctcgaatgccgtagtcgcctcctcgtcccaggagaaggcatcgcgtcgaaggagacgcgtcagtggcgcggcgatgaggccgaagtcccggatgtacttccggtagtagccgacaaggcccaagaagccgcggagcACCCGGGGTGACCGCGGgatcggcgacggcggcgaccttgtccACGTCCATTGCTACCccgtccgccgagatgacgtgccacaggtacgcgacggaggtcgtgccgaacgagcacttcgagcgcttgaggtgaagacgatgcgctcgaagctcgttgaagatgatggccacgtgttgtaggtgctccgcccaagatgcactgtagataagaatgtcatcaaagaaaacaagcacaaagcggcgcaagtatgggctgagcacATCGTTCACTagggcctggaaggtcgccgacgcgt includes:
- the LOC123448413 gene encoding GRF1-interacting factor 2-like, with amino-acid sequence MQQAMSLPPVAVGTASPPAGITTEQIQKYLDENKQLILAILENQNLGKLAECAQYQAQLQKNLLYLAAIADAQPPQNPASRPQPGSMQGAGHYMSQVPMFPPRTPLTPQQMQEQQHQQLQQQQAQALSFPTQMVMRPGTVNGMQQPMQAAGDLQPAAAAAAAAVAGGSKQDAAVAGAVSEPCGAESHKSAGAEKEVGGDVAKYS
- the LOC123448412 gene encoding uncharacterized protein LOC123448412; amino-acid sequence: MCTGGCACVWVGSASRRSWVGQARDHGIVGPRQAEECWGHGYRQAVRVFLYLSAFHRLCLPCFSVFGPACLSILACQCCYWLLPCASILLMTERSLFVHPSLLVVYRSHSLYLVLLRRPHLLVRHRLVVSVLFTCFASWRLVLLCLCIRLGSAATAYLCACVTARSFVPRSAATDFSCAPVIAHSLFLRLFFLWVACTDSPSPRSSFAKALLRFSLLGTSAVLLPHLKVKIHANTSFFHRQCTYRRQKNRVHSLLVEGQILTEHDEMAQAVFAHFDVLLGTAPDRAHTLDLEHHIMPADLTSVEVPFSPEEIWEAVRRMPAHKALGPDGFSAEFLRACWSIIKQDILEVFELLYALRGADSTGFNQVLLFFPLPSLSARSSSLCWLLLHSEWIPK